From a single Sorghum bicolor cultivar BTx623 chromosome 5, Sorghum_bicolor_NCBIv3, whole genome shotgun sequence genomic region:
- the LOC8074345 gene encoding mannose-6-phosphate isomerase 1, with translation MASSTASLGPAAALLLERLGLRVAPTDAADDQAPPMPALPLPGLLPLRCAVQHYEWGRRGADSLVARLAGEASASDGGGDGRPCAELWMGTHPAAPSSLAPDVSLRDWVARNPAALGRAVAARWGGDLPFLFKVLSVAKALSIQAHPDRDLAAALHALRPATYRDANHKPEMAVAVTEFHALCGFAATQELKEVLRTVPEVQELVGKEESRKLLSVKEQDGGIGVRSYLKSAFTKLMTASDEAISEAIANLKTRLNSESKARSLTKKEQLVLSLEKQYPGDVGVLAAFFLNFVKLNPGEALYVGANEPHAYLSGECIECMATSDNVVRAGLTPKYRDVQTLCSMLTYNQASPEIMQGMPVQPYVTRYTPSTDEFEVDRYLLPPGKSVTMSPVAGPSIFIVVTGEGEIQAGFMTDNAKAKEGDVFFVPAHTKVKLYTSLPRSMQLYRAGVNSSFLS, from the exons ATGGCGTCGTCGACGGCCTCGCTGGGCCCCGCGGCAGCGCTGCTGCTGGAGCGGCTGGGCCTGCGCGTGGCGCCCACCGACGCCGCCGACGACCAGGCCCCGCCGATGCCCGCGCTGCCGCTCCCGGGCCTCCTCCCGCTGCGCTGCGCCGTGCAGCACTACGAGTGGGGCCGACGCGGCGCCGACTCCCTCGTCGCCCGCCTCGCCGGCGAGGCCTCGGCGTCCGACGGAGGCGGAGACGGAAGGCCATGCGCCGAGCTCTGGATGGGCACGCACCCCGCCGCGCCTTCCTCCCTCGCGCCCGACGTCTCGCTCCGCGACTGGGTCGCCCGTAACCCCGCCGCGCTCGGCCGCGCCGTCGCCGCGCGGTGGGGCGGCGACCTCCCGTTCCTCTTCAAG GTGCTGTCGGTGGCGAAGGCGCTGTCGATCCAGGCGCACCCGGACCGGGACCTCGCCGCGGCGCTGCACGCGCTGCGCCCGGCCACGTACCGCGACGCCAACCACAAGCCCGAGATGGCCGTCGCCGTCACCGAATTCCACGCGCTCTGCGGCTTCGCCGCCACACAG gagctcaaggaagtattGAGGACTGTACCTGAGGTTCAGGAATTAGTTGGCAAAGAAGAATCTAGGAAGCTTTTGAGTGTCAAAGAGCAGGATGGGGGGATTGGCGTGAGGTCGTATCTGAAATCTGCTTTCACCAAGTTAATGACAGCGAGTGATGAAGCAATTTCTGAAGCAATTGCAAACCTTAAGACTCGCTTGAACAGTGAGAGTAAG GCTAGAAGTTTAACAAAGAAGGAGCAACTTGTTTTATCATTGGAGAAGCAGTACCCAGGAGATGTCGGTGTTCTGGCAGCGTTCTTCCTAAATTTTGTTAAGCTCAATCCTGGTGAAGCACTTTATGTCGGTGCGAACGAACCTCATGCATATCTCTCAGGGGAGTGCATCGAATGTATGGCCACTTCAGACAACGTTGTCCGTGCAGGTCTAACTCCGAAATACAGAGATGTGCAAACTCTCTGCTCGATGTTGACTTATAATCAG GCCTCCCCGGAAATTATGCAAGGCATGCCTGTACAGCCTTATGTAACTCGTTACACCCCATCAACTGACGAATTTGAAGTTGACCGCTACTTGCTACCTCCTGGCAAGTCAGTCACCATGTCTCCGGTGGCTGGTCCATCCATATTCATCGTCGTGACAGGAGAAGGAGAAATCCAGGCAGGCTTCATGACTGACAACGCAAAGGCAAAGGAAGGTGACGTTTTCTTTGTGCCGGCTCACACCAAGGTCAAGCTCTACACTTCGTTGCCCAGGTCCATGCAGCTGTACAGGGCTGGGGTAAACAGTAGTTTCCTGAGTTGA